One uncultured Methanobrevibacter sp. genomic window carries:
- a CDS encoding right-handed parallel beta-helix repeat-containing protein: MRIFNKKHVFVLILVMLCIFTVTSVSASDLNATDVDLIEDMSDNILNDETTKLTSVEESDEVLVLDNQSNTLSATYYPTSVSQLKSDISSANAGDTIVLSGTYKIHDYTISKELTFIGTNGATFDGEDNRIFGIENSIVTFKNITFKNGYGRYGGTIDAYSGQVIFDNCKFLKSYAAYRGGTLFISGTAYCKITNSYFTNSKVGDGSGGAICIENSGEIINCTIEGCSVTDNGGAIVSRGANNLKIIDSTFINCRANYGGAIRILDNSRELLIENCTFKNNVASQDGGAISRYESSSVDIINSNFEGNSAQWGGAIYLKYTDGKLSNCTFKNNHASVDSGAVSGGVLTYCTFIGNTADDFGGAVAWGSYYNCNFINNSAKNFGGAIKNGYSIEKCTFNNNAALMGGSVRIDSKSSNIMIKNCDFVGSSANNGGAIHVDEGSSYIKILDSTFKSSTSSEGAADVDIINSNNIVINNSKFEGSKNYYCQIGFYGTVNDVEINSCVFYNASSNREGGAIYSHGGNYLKIKDSYFEKCQAHTYGGAMDISGVKDVNIIDCDFYECFTVVNDGGAISSDSCTNVNILGCDFDSCKSNGFGGSVRVVNTGNLLTISDCNFSDSYSNTEGGSVYSRNVPKVIIDNCDFSNSSSNLTGGSVCILTTTNANLNDLYFKDSDSGNFAGSLYINDVTNFNLSNSEFINSHAKMTGGAIHVNPATNLNISDCLFDSCSAELYGNSLDIGFTKNTIIKNSNFTNSNYNGQEAITFPGSEKYEIVDSIFDVTPKEVICHYNTILSADDLSIVNGEQCTIRATLSNVAGPLSKKQVTFSVNGNSYSRTTSSDGVVSFPANDYIGGLGNHEVIVSYAGDSINSAVSQKINVKVNMYRATLTVTPYGKYYGDKSLSFKVVDSDNNAKRDVPIHVDIYLNGNLYQSADISTDPNGMVAYSMSSFEPGNYSVKAYVTTQNVDVNTVEQDNIVISKISGVIELSTSNNNKTLNIKLVNPANGDVYGSIPVKLQFNPNGYETTVATDSSGFVSVPLMFDPGTYGVVASVDSSGFKEFPIAELQNIVISTAGKDDSVIKFNNVIVFDYLKSGSTTLTLEGCTVTREKVSVDGHPEASIVVSGNKITVSGLAADSYTLRVVSTPDEYHNSVTRTVGITVNKVDSVITIAKPVSFSYGESGSTNVNVNGGSVVYGGVSVDGHPEAFIGVVNNEITVSNLPVGSYTLRITSAPDSNHNAVTKTTTITVNKVDSKISFDKAISFVYGKSSSASLTLTGCGIVREGISVDGHPEAVISVNNNVVSVSNLSVGGYTLRITSVPDSNHNAVTNTIVVTVSKADSDVKFSKAISYDYGGSGSTTLTLTGCSVTLGNIKVDNHPEAVIRINGNVVSVSNLAVGSYTLRITSTPDSNHNAVTRTVGVSVNKASAKVGFSNPIVFDYLGESSTTLILDGCTVSLSNLKVVGHPEALVSINSNNVVSVSGLNAGNYTLSVEAIPDANHKTTSATLPITVNKIDSDIIFIEDYISFKYSESGSTAIVLDNCNIASMSILGESVNPVCNGNVISVSGLPVGEYVLKVITQPVNNNYNSVERVIPVIVAKNTATINIEKSQTVAYKKSTLWSITLKGSDGKAISGIKPVLKIYKGNKLYKTVNNLKATNSAGVTNYQTSGLPVGTYKFVVSVSHAGYSVKSVSTPVKVIKQTPIKIIVNTKTAKKGGTINVIVKDKSGKKYLNGIKVTIKIKDGKNYKTVTLTTGKFAKASGVCAYSTNMLAVGKHAVTVKPASVKYSGTGKATLKIQSSAKKYGKWWTKVNNGKESSHGLK; the protein is encoded by the coding sequence ATGAGGATTTTTAATAAAAAACATGTATTTGTTCTGATATTGGTGATGTTATGTATTTTTACTGTAACGTCAGTCAGTGCAAGTGATTTGAATGCTACTGATGTAGATCTTATTGAAGATATGTCTGATAATATTTTAAATGATGAAACTACAAAATTAACTTCTGTTGAGGAATCTGATGAAGTTTTAGTATTGGATAATCAGTCTAATACTCTATCAGCTACATACTATCCAACAAGCGTTTCACAGTTAAAATCAGATATTTCAAGTGCAAATGCAGGAGATACAATTGTATTAAGTGGAACATATAAAATTCATGATTATACTATAAGTAAAGAGTTGACATTTATAGGAACCAACGGTGCAACATTCGATGGTGAAGATAATAGAATTTTTGGAATTGAAAATTCAATCGTTACATTTAAAAATATCACTTTCAAAAATGGATATGGTAGATATGGGGGCACTATAGATGCTTACAGTGGCCAAGTTATTTTTGATAACTGTAAATTTTTAAAGTCTTATGCAGCTTATCGCGGTGGAACATTATTTATTAGCGGCACTGCATATTGTAAAATTACAAATTCATATTTTACAAATAGTAAAGTTGGAGATGGCTCTGGTGGAGCAATTTGTATAGAAAATTCTGGTGAAATAATCAATTGTACTATTGAAGGATGTTCAGTCACAGATAATGGGGGTGCAATAGTATCTAGAGGTGCAAATAATTTAAAAATAATTGATTCAACATTTATAAATTGTCGCGCCAACTATGGTGGTGCAATTCGTATCCTAGACAATTCAAGAGAGTTATTAATTGAAAATTGTACTTTCAAAAATAATGTTGCATCTCAAGACGGTGGCGCCATTTCACGTTATGAAAGTAGTTCTGTTGATATAATTAACTCCAATTTTGAAGGTAATTCTGCACAATGGGGAGGTGCAATTTATCTAAAGTATACAGATGGTAAATTATCAAATTGTACTTTTAAAAATAATCATGCATCTGTTGATAGTGGTGCAGTTAGTGGAGGTGTTTTAACATATTGTACTTTCATTGGAAATACTGCAGACGATTTTGGTGGTGCTGTGGCATGGGGCAGTTATTATAATTGCAATTTCATTAATAATTCTGCGAAAAATTTTGGGGGTGCAATTAAAAATGGATATTCAATTGAAAAGTGTACTTTCAATAATAATGCCGCCCTAATGGGTGGTTCAGTTAGGATAGATTCCAAGTCATCAAATATAATGATTAAAAATTGTGATTTTGTAGGCTCTTCTGCTAATAATGGTGGTGCAATTCATGTGGACGAAGGATCTAGCTATATTAAAATTTTAGATTCCACTTTTAAAAGTTCCACTTCTTCAGAAGGGGCTGCTGATGTTGATATTATTAACTCAAATAATATTGTAATTAATAATTCTAAATTTGAGGGTTCAAAAAACTATTATTGTCAGATAGGATTTTATGGTACTGTTAATGATGTTGAAATTAATTCTTGTGTGTTTTATAATGCATCCTCTAACAGGGAGGGTGGTGCTATTTACTCACATGGTGGAAATTATCTAAAAATTAAAGACAGTTACTTTGAAAAGTGTCAAGCTCATACTTATGGTGGAGCTATGGACATTTCTGGGGTTAAAGATGTAAACATTATTGACTGTGATTTTTATGAATGTTTTACCGTTGTCAATGATGGGGGTGCTATTTCATCTGATTCTTGCACTAATGTAAATATTTTGGGTTGTGACTTCGATTCATGTAAATCAAATGGATTTGGCGGTTCTGTAAGGGTAGTCAATACTGGAAACTTATTAACTATTTCAGATTGTAATTTTTCAGATTCTTATTCAAATACGGAAGGGGGGTCTGTTTATTCCAGGAATGTTCCAAAGGTAATTATTGATAACTGTGATTTTTCAAATTCATCTTCAAATCTCACAGGAGGTTCAGTATGTATTTTAACTACAACTAATGCCAATTTGAATGATTTGTATTTCAAGGATAGTGATTCTGGAAATTTTGCAGGTTCACTTTATATTAATGATGTGACTAACTTTAATTTATCCAATAGTGAGTTTATAAATTCTCATGCAAAAATGACTGGTGGTGCAATTCATGTTAATCCTGCAACTAATTTAAATATTTCAGACTGTTTATTTGATAGCTGTTCTGCAGAATTATATGGTAATTCATTAGATATTGGATTTACAAAAAACACAATAATTAAAAATTCAAATTTCACAAATTCAAATTATAATGGTCAAGAAGCAATCACATTCCCTGGCTCTGAAAAATATGAAATTGTGGATTCAATTTTTGATGTAACTCCAAAAGAGGTAATTTGTCATTATAATACAATATTGTCTGCTGATGACCTTTCCATAGTAAATGGTGAACAGTGTACTATTCGAGCTACTCTGTCAAATGTAGCAGGCCCACTTTCAAAAAAACAAGTTACTTTTAGTGTAAATGGTAACAGTTATAGCAGAACTACTTCTTCTGATGGTGTTGTTAGTTTTCCGGCTAATGATTATATTGGTGGTTTAGGCAATCATGAGGTTATTGTTAGTTATGCAGGGGATTCTATTAACAGTGCAGTTTCACAAAAAATTAACGTTAAAGTGAATATGTATAGAGCCACTTTGACTGTTACTCCGTATGGTAAGTATTACGGCGATAAATCTTTGTCATTTAAGGTTGTTGATTCTGATAATAATGCTAAAAGAGATGTTCCGATTCATGTGGATATTTATTTGAACGGTAATTTGTATCAGTCTGCTGATATTTCAACAGATCCCAATGGTATGGTTGCATATTCCATGTCTTCATTTGAACCGGGCAATTATTCAGTTAAGGCTTATGTAACTACTCAAAATGTTGATGTTAATACTGTTGAACAGGATAATATTGTAATTTCTAAGATTTCCGGTGTTATTGAGCTTTCCACTTCCAATAATAATAAGACTTTGAATATTAAGTTGGTTAATCCGGCTAATGGTGATGTTTACGGCAGCATTCCGGTTAAGTTGCAGTTCAATCCGAATGGTTATGAGACAACTGTTGCTACTGATTCAAGTGGTTTTGTGAGTGTGCCTTTGATGTTTGATCCGGGCACTTATGGTGTTGTGGCAAGTGTGGATTCCAGCGGTTTTAAGGAATTCCCAATTGCAGAATTGCAAAACATTGTGATTTCCACTGCGGGTAAGGATGATTCTGTTATCAAATTCAATAATGTGATCGTATTTGATTATCTGAAATCCGGTTCCACTACTTTAACTTTAGAGGGTTGTACTGTCACTCGTGAGAAGGTTAGTGTTGATGGCCATCCTGAAGCTTCTATTGTTGTGAGCGGCAATAAGATTACTGTTTCTGGTCTTGCTGCGGACAGTTACACTTTGCGTGTCGTATCCACTCCTGATGAATATCACAATTCAGTTACAAGAACTGTGGGTATTACTGTAAATAAGGTGGATTCTGTTATTACTATTGCTAAACCTGTTTCATTCAGTTATGGTGAGTCTGGTTCAACTAATGTGAATGTCAATGGTGGAAGTGTCGTTTATGGTGGTGTTAGTGTTGATGGTCATCCTGAAGCTTTCATCGGTGTTGTCAACAATGAAATCACTGTTTCCAATTTGCCTGTGGGCAGTTATACTTTAAGAATTACTTCAGCTCCTGATTCCAATCATAATGCGGTTACAAAAACTACTACAATCACTGTCAATAAGGTTGATTCCAAAATCAGTTTTGACAAGGCCATATCTTTTGTTTATGGCAAATCCAGTTCTGCTTCTTTGACTTTGACCGGTTGCGGTATTGTTCGTGAGGGTATCAGTGTTGATGGACATCCTGAAGCAGTAATCAGTGTAAACAATAATGTTGTTAGCGTTTCCAATTTGTCTGTTGGAGGTTATACTTTAAGAATCACTTCAGTTCCTGATTCCAATCACAATGCTGTTACCAATACTATTGTGGTTACTGTTAGCAAAGCTGATTCTGATGTTAAATTTTCAAAGGCCATCAGTTATGATTATGGAGGTTCTGGGTCTACTACCTTGACATTGACTGGCTGCAGTGTTACTTTGGGAAACATTAAGGTTGATAATCATCCGGAGGCGGTTATTCGTATTAATGGTAATGTTGTAAGTGTTTCTAATTTGGCTGTGGGCAGTTACACTTTAAGAATTACTTCTACTCCGGATTCCAATCATAATGCTGTAACTCGCACTGTTGGTGTTAGTGTCAATAAGGCTAGTGCAAAAGTTGGGTTTTCCAATCCGATTGTATTTGATTATCTCGGTGAGAGTTCAACCACTTTGATTTTGGATGGTTGTACAGTATCACTTTCCAATCTTAAAGTTGTTGGTCATCCTGAAGCTTTAGTTAGCATTAACAGCAATAATGTTGTCAGTGTTTCCGGTTTGAATGCAGGTAATTATACCTTGTCTGTTGAAGCTATTCCTGATGCTAATCATAAGACTACCAGTGCTACATTGCCGATTACTGTAAATAAGATTGATTCTGATATTATTTTTATTGAGGATTATATTTCATTTAAGTATTCTGAATCCGGTTCTACTGCAATTGTTTTGGATAACTGTAATATTGCTAGTATGAGTATACTGGGTGAGAGTGTTAATCCGGTTTGTAATGGTAATGTAATCAGTGTTTCAGGTTTGCCTGTTGGGGAATATGTTTTAAAAGTCATTACTCAGCCGGTTAACAACAATTATAATTCTGTTGAAAGGGTGATTCCGGTTATTGTAGCTAAAAATACTGCTACAATAAATATTGAAAAATCACAAACAGTTGCTTATAAGAAATCCACATTATGGTCTATTACATTGAAGGGATCTGATGGAAAAGCTATTTCAGGTATTAAACCTGTTTTAAAAATATATAAAGGAAATAAACTTTATAAAACTGTGAATAATCTTAAAGCAACTAATTCTGCAGGAGTTACTAATTATCAGACTTCCGGTTTGCCTGTCGGCACTTATAAGTTTGTCGTATCTGTTTCACATGCAGGTTACAGTGTAAAATCAGTTTCAACTCCTGTTAAAGTAATTAAACAGACTCCAATTAAAATCATAGTTAACACCAAAACTGCCAAAAAAGGCGGAACTATCAACGTTATTGTAAAGGACAAATCAGGTAAAAAGTATCTGAACGGAATTAAAGTTACTATCAAGATTAAGGATGGTAAAAACTATAAAACTGTTACTTTGACTACAGGTAAATTTGCAAAGGCCAGTGGAGTTTGTGCTTATTCCACTAACATGCTTGCAGTGGGCAAACATGCAGTTACTGTAAAACCTGCCAGTGTTAAGTATTCTGGAACTGGAAAAGCAACTTTAAAAATCCAATCAAGTGCTAAAAAGTATGGTAAGTGGTGGACTAAAGTAAATAATGGAAAAGAATCATCTCATGGTTTAAAATAA